A single window of Solenopsis invicta isolate M01_SB chromosome 3, UNIL_Sinv_3.0, whole genome shotgun sequence DNA harbors:
- the LOC120357366 gene encoding LOW QUALITY PROTEIN: piggyBac transposable element-derived protein 4-like (The sequence of the model RefSeq protein was modified relative to this genomic sequence to represent the inferred CDS: inserted 1 base in 1 codon) has product MELLKPYLGKGHTLYVDNWYTSPALFTLLHKNXNACGTVRKRRKGMPIFQDKLNTGEASFRSSKHLLAMKWCDKREVYMLSSCHNHEFVNTKLHYRTQEMIKKPKCVVDYNRLMGSVDKTDMVISTIHSQRKSMKWYKKYFFHLIDMCVWNAFCLYKLKTSKQISMTVWCGNSGIDPDKTRRLVSCP; this is encoded by the exons ATGGAATTATTAAAACCTTACTTAGGTAAAGGCCACACATTATATGTGGATAATTGGTATACCAGCCCGGCACTTTTCactcttttacataaaa gcAACGCATGTGGAACTGTCCGAAAAAGACGAAAAGGCATGCCGATTTTCCAGGATAAATTAAATACTGGTGAAGCGAGTTTCCGTTCTTCTAAGCATTTACTAGCAATGAAATGGTGTGACAAGAGGGAAGTATATATGCTATCTTCTTGCCACAATCATGAATTTGTTAATACAAAACTTCATTACCGAACGCAAGAAATGATAAAGAAACCAAAGTGTGTTGTCGACTACAATCGTTTGATGGGAAGTGTAGATAAAACAGATATGGTTATTAGCACCATACACTCCCAACGCAAATCCATGAAgtggtataaaaaatatttcttccattTAATCGACATGTGCGTTTGGAACGCTTTTTGCCTGTACAAATTAAAAACCAGCAAACAAATCTCTATG ACAGTGTGGTGCGGGAATTCCGGGATCGATCCGGATAAgactcgtcggttggtcagttGTCCGTAA